A window of the Henckelia pumila isolate YLH828 chromosome 3, ASM3356847v2, whole genome shotgun sequence genome harbors these coding sequences:
- the LOC140886791 gene encoding ABSCISIC ACID-INSENSITIVE 5-like protein 7: protein MGSYMNFKNFEDTSQTDDSGWNQTSNPPFTRQSSIYSLTFDEFQNSLGLPGKEFGSMNMEELLKSIWTAEETHASTSAMGDGVAPNGSLQRQGSLTLPRTLSQKTVDEVWRDVLKETIGVQDVSASGGLNLGPREPTLGEMTLEDFLAKAGVVREDAQTSGGPTSNGVYSGLPLQNGNNNTGLTTEFQQVPSQNNVVLGNQHFLTPSNVVVYTSGVSVTSVASQPQPQPQLQSILPKRTTLAFSSPSNMGNNSPMKGSVAGITNTMDNNVYQNGTRGMGVLSNGVTVTQNSPRNSPHCDVSVKGCMDSPSLSPSPVPYAFGQVGGRGRRSTASLEKVVERRRRRMIKNRESAARSRARKQAYTLELEAEVATLKEMNRELRKKQYDLLEMQKNQTAETTKRPGGAQRRCLRRTSTGPW from the exons ATGGGGTCTTACATGAACTTCaagaattttgaagatacatcCCAAACAGATGACAGTGGTTGGAATCAAACAAGTAACCCCCCTTTTACGCGACAGTCTTCCATATACTCCTTGACCTTCGATGAGTTCCAAAACTCTTTGGGGTTACCCGGGAAAGAGTTTGGATCCATGAACATGGAGGAACTTCTGAAAAGCATTTGGACAGCTGAAGAAACACATGCTTCGACCTCTGCCATGGGAGACGGTGTTGCACCGAATGGAAGTTTGCAGAGGCAGGGTTCATTGACTTTACCACGTACACTTAGCCAAAAAACCGTCGATGAAGTGTGGAGAGACGTTCTCAAAGAGACCATTGGCGTACAAGATGTTAGTGCTAGTGGTGGCTTGAACTTGGGTCCTAGGGAGCCCACTTTAGGGGAGATGACATTAGAAGATTTTTTGGCAAAAGCTGGTGTGGTTAGAGAAGATGCTCAAACTTCTGGAGGGCCAACCAGCAATGGAGTCTATTCTGGTTTACCTCTACAAAATGGCAATAATAATACTGGTTTAACTACAGAGTTTCAGCAAGTACCGTCTCAGAACAATGTTGTATTGGGCAATCAACACTTTCTTACTCCTTCAAATGTGGTGGTCTACACAAGTGGTGTTAGTGTAACCAGTGTTGCATCACAACCGCAACCGCAGCCACAATTACAGTCTATTCTTCCCAAGAGAACAACCTTAGCCTTTTCTTCTCCTTCAAATATGGGTAACAACTCCCCAATGAAGGGTTCAGTGGCTGGGATAACGAATACTATGGATAATAACGTGTATCAAAATGGAACGAGGGGCATGGGGGTATTATCTAATGGAGTGACTGTCACCCAAAATTCGCCCAGGAATTCTCCTCACTGTGATGTTAGTGTTAAGGGTTGCATGGATTCACCATCTCTTTCTCCTTCTCCTGTGCCTTATGCATTCGGTCAAGTTGGGGGACGAGGGAGGAGATCAACTGCTTCATTGGAGAAAGTAGTGGAGAGAAGGCGGAGGAGAATGATAAAGAACAGGGAGTCTGCTGCTAGATCTCGTGCTAGGAAGCAG GCATATACATTGGAATTGGAAGCGGAAGTAGCAACACTCAAAGAAATGAACAGAGAGTTGCGCAAAAAACAG TATGATCTGTTGGAGATGCAGAAAAATCAG ACGGCGGAGACAACAAAGAGACCAGGTGGAGCTCAAAGAAGATGTCTGCGGAGGACGAGCACTGGACCTTGGTAG
- the LOC140888563 gene encoding uncharacterized protein: MYDDPRIRAELTRRANPPRQGRAPQWRNQRNEVRENQGDHQGRAPQNGKGDRVQQIANHPNRGVIHMISGGSTDGDSGRARKAHGRRLENFEVNSQLSCPTDPNISFGREDLKDVVLPHNDPLLVTLTIANYDVARIFVDTGSLVNIIFKETLDQMKLEGFELDPITTELYGFTGHALQPLGQIVLPLSLGSGEQRVTKMACFTVVDASSSFNGILGRPALSDFRAVASTYHQKLKFPSGKEVGVVRGDQKAARLCYVNEVKVDAKRSRREVEIVLIGRAPRVLGQKIFLMSEEDHEKVELSPGAQMVKLAADLSSSMRQSLIDCLKENKDVFAWSVLELTGVSADVMVHRLNIFAGAKQVKQKKRHFKLEKDKVIKKDVNELLKSGHIREVQFPTWLSNVVLVPKSSGKWRMCVDFRDLNKACPKDCYPLPRIDQLVDSTAGHQYLCFMDAYQGYHQIPLAEEDQDKVSFTTSHGTFCYRVIPFGLKNAGATYQRLMDRVFASQIGRNVEVYVDDILVKSQDDAGLMTDLRETFATLRSYGIKLNPEKYVFGVRGGKFLGYMVTERGIEANPEKVQAIRSMSHPRNLQEVQRLAGRIAALSRFISRSAHRS, from the coding sequence ATGTATGATGACCCTCGAATCAGAGCTGAGCTGACTCGAAGGGCAAATCCTCCTCGCCAAGGCCGAGCTCCCCAATGGAGGAATCAAAGGAATGAAGTTAGAGAGAATCAAGGTGATCATCAAGGAAGAGCTCCTCAAAATGGTAAAGGAGATAGGGTGCAGCAAATTGCAAATCATCCCAATCGGGGTGTTATCCATATGATCTCCGGGGGTAGTACGGATGGAGATTCGGGAAGGGCTCGCAAAGCTCACGGGCGTAGGttggaaaattttgaggtaaATTCTCAGCTCAGCTGTCCCACTGATCCGAATATCAGTTTTGGAAGGGAAGATTTAAAAGATGTGGTGCTACCTCATAATGATCCCTTACTGGTCACCTTGACCATAGCCAATTATGACGTGGCTCGTATCTTTGTGGATACTGGGAGTTTAGTAAACATTATCTTTAAAGAAACTCTGGACCAAATGAAATTGGAAGGATTTGAGTTGGATCCAATCACCACAGAGTTGTATGGGTTTACGGGTCATGCTCTGCAACCGTTGGGACAGATAGTGCTCCCCTTGTCCCTTGGGAGTGGAGAGCAGAGAGTAACCAAAATGGCTTGCTTTACAGTGGTGGATGCCTCATCTTCTTTCAATGGAATATTGGGACGCCCTGCCCTGAGTGATTTTCGAGCTGTGGCTTCCACCTACCACCAGAAATTAAAGTTCCCAAGTGGAAAAGAAGTGGGGGTTGTCAGGGGTGATCAAAAGGCAGCACGTTTGTGTTATGTGAATGAAGTGAAGGTTGATGCAAAGAGAAGTAGGAGGGAAGTAGAAATAGTTTTGATAGGCCGAGCACCAAGGGTGTTGGGTCAAAAGATATTTTTAATGTCTGAAGAAGATCATGAGAAAGTAGAGCTAAGTCCTGGAGCTCAGATGGTGAAGTTAGCCGCTGATCTCAGTTCTTCAATGAGGCAAAGCTTGATTGATTGCTTGAAGGAGAACAAAGATGTTTTTGCTTGGTCTGTTTTAGAGCTCACAGGGGTTAGTGCAGACGTTATGGTTCATCGGCTCAACATTTTCGCGGGAGCGAAGCAGGTAAAACAGAAAAAGAGACACTTTAAGCTTGAAAAGGATAAGGTTATTAAGAAAGATGTGAATGAACTCCTTAAGTCAGGTCATATTAGGGAAGTCCAGTTCCCTACTTGGTTGTCAAATGTTGTCCTTGTCCCTAAGAGTTCAGGCAAATGGAGGATGTGTGTTGATTTTCGAGACTTAAATAAGGCATGCCCAAAAGATTGTTATCCACTGCCTCGAATTGATCAGTTGGTTGATTCTACGGCAGGTCATCAGTATTTGTGTTTCATGGATGCCTATCAAGGGTACCATCAAATTCCGTTGGCAGAGGAAGATCAAGATAAAGTAAGTTTCACTACCTCTCATGGAACTTTCTGTTACAGAGTGATACCTTTTGGTTTGAAAAATGCAGGGGCTACTTATCAGAGGCTCATGGATAGGGTGTTTGCTTCCCAAATTGGCCGAAATGTGGaggtttatgtggatgatatcctGGTAAAATCCCAGGATGATGCAGGTTTGATGACCGACTTGAGGGAGACCTTTGCCACGCTCAGGTCCTACGGAATAAAGCTCAATCCTgaaaaatatgtgtttggagTAAGAGGGGGCAAGTTTTTGGGATACATGGTGACTGAGAGAGGGATTGAAGCTAACCCCGAGAAAGTGCAAGCTATCCGATCCATGTCTCATCCTCGAAATCTGCAGGAAGTTCAGAGGTTGGCAGGAAGGATAGCAGCTCTATCTCGGTTTATATCCAGATCAGCTCATAGAAGTTGA